The nucleotide sequence tggacccccggacccctccggtggtcccggtacactaccggtgatgcccggaacacttccggtggccaaaaccatacttcctatatattaatatttaccttctgaccattccagaactcctcgtgacatccgggatctcatccgggactccgaacaacattcggtaaccacgtatatcaattccctataaccctagcgtcatcgaaccttaagtgtgtagaccctacgggttcgggagtcatgcagacatggccgagataactctccggccaataaccaacagcgggatctggatacccatgttggctcccgcatgttccacgatgatctcatcggatgaaccacaatgtcgaggattcaatcaatcccgtatacaattccctttgtctagtggtacgatacttgcccgagatttgatcgtcggtatcccgataccttgttcaatctcgttaccggcaagtctctttactcgttccgtaacacatcatcccgtgatcaactccttggtcacattgtgcacattatgatgatgtcctaccgagtgggcccagagatacctgtccgtttacacggagtgacaaatcccagtctcgattcgtgccaacccaacagacactttcggagatacctgtagtgtacctttatagccacccagttacgttgtgacatttggcacacccaaagtattcctacggtatccgggagttgcacaatctcatggtctaaggaaatgatacttgacattagaaaagctttagcatacgaactacacgatctttgtgctaggattaggattgggtcttgtccatcacatcattctcctaatgatgtgatcacgttatcaacgacatccaatgcccatggtcaggaaaccgtaaccatctattgatcaacgagccagtcaactagaggcttactagggacatggtgttgtctatgtatccacacatgtatctgagtttcctatcaatacaattctagcatggataataaacgattatcatgaacaaagaaatataataataaccaatttattattgcctctagggcatatttccaacagtctcccacttgcaccagagtcaataatcaattcacatcgatatgtgattaacactcaaggtcacatccccatgtgactaacacccaaagagttctgggtttgatcatgttatgcttgtgagagaggtttcagtcaacgggtctacaacattcagatccgtatgtacttcgcaaatttctatgtcatcttgtagatgcaactactatgctacatttggagccatttcaaataactgttctacttggagctattctaaattgttgctccattatacatatccggtatctctactcagagctatccggataggtgttaagcttgcatcgacgtaactctttatgttgaactctttatcacctccataaccgagaaacatatccttattcctctaaggagataatttagaccgctatctggtgatctactccttgatcacctttgtaccctcttgccaaatatgtggcaaggcacacatcaggtgtggtactcagcatggcataccgtatggagcctatgacaaaagcataggggacgaccttcgtccttcctctttcttctgccgtggtcaagctttaagtcttaacttcataccttacaactcaggcaagaactcctttgactgatccatcttgaacacctttaagatcatgtcaaggtatgtgctcatttgaaagtaccattaagcgttttgatctatccatatagatcttgatgctcaatgttcaagtagcttaatccaggctttccattgaaaaacactttccaaataaccctatatgctttccagaaattctacgtcatttctgatcaacaatatgtcaacaacatatactcatcagaaattctatagtgctcccactcacttctttggagatacaagtttctcataaactttgtatacacccaaaaactttgatcatctcatcaaagcatacgttccaactccgagatgcttactccagtccttagaaggattgctggagctttgcatacttgttagcatctttcaggattgacaaaaccttccggttgtatcacatacaacctttcctcaagaaaatcgtcgaggaaacaatgttttggcatcctgtctgcaagatttcataaataatgcagtaatcgctaatataattccaacagactcttagcatcgctacgagtgagaaagtctcatcgtagtcaactccttgaacttgtcggaaaacatcttaacgacaagtcgagctttcttaatggtgatacttaccatcattgtccgtcttccttttaaaatccatatgtacctaacagccttacgaccatcaagtagttcttccaaagtctacactttgttttcatatatggatcctctctcggattatatggcctcgagccattttggaatccaggcccaccatcgcttctccatagctcgtaggttcattgttgtctagcaacatgacttccaagataggattacgtaccactctgaattagtacgcatccttgtcatcccacgaggtttggtagtgactttatctgaagtttcatgatcactatcataagcttccacttcaattggtgtaggtgccataggaacaactccctgtgccctgccacacactagttgaagagacggttcaataacctcatcaagtctccaccatcctcccactcaattctttcgagagaaacttttcctcgagaaaggacccgattctagaaacaatcccttgttgctttcgaatctgagacagcaggtatacccaactgttttgggtgtcctatgaagatgcatttatccgctttgggttctagcttattagcctgaaactttttcacataagcgttgcagccccaaacttttaagaaatgacatcttaggtttctctaaaccatagttcatacggtgtcatctcatcggaattacgtggtgccctatttaaagtgaatgtggttgtccctaatgcctaacccataaactatcgtggtaattcgataagagacatcatggtatgcatcatatccaatagggtgcaattatgatgttcggacacaccatcacactatggtgttccaggctgtatcggttgtgaaacaatttccacaatgtcttaattctgtgccaaactcgtaattcagatattcatctctacgatcatatcatagacattttatcctcttgtcacgacgatgttcaacttcactctgaaattacttgaacctttcaataatttagacttatgtttcatcaagtaaatatactcagtatctactcaaatcatctgtgaagtaagaacataacgatatccactacatgcctcagcactcattggactgcgcacatcaagatgtattacttccaacaagttgctttcttgttccattttactgaaaacgaggctttcagtcatcttgcccatgtggtatgatttgcatgtctcaagtgattcaaaatcaagtgagtccaaacgatccatctgtatagagtttcttcatgcatatctaccaacaaacatggttcgcatgtctcaatcctttcaaaaatgagtgagtccaaagatccatcaacatggagcttcttcatgcgttttataccaatatgactcaaattgcagtgccacatttgtgtggtactatcattactatcttatacctttggcatgaaaatgtgtatcactacgatcgggatggtattattcaaataaacagagtaaccattattctccttaaatgaataaccgtatcgcgatagacataatccaatcatgtctatgcttaacgcaaacaccaaataacaattatttaggttttaataccaatctcgatggtagagggagcgtacgatatttgatcaaccttggaaatacttccaacacatatcgtcatctcaccttttagctagtctccgtttattccgtagccttttgtttcgagttactaacacttagcaaccgaaccggtatctaataccctggtgctactaggagtactagtaaagtacacattataatgcatatccaatatacttctgtcgaccttgccagccttctcatctaccaagtatctagggtggttctgcttcagtgactgttccccttattacagaagcacttggtctcgggcttgggttcaactttgggtttcttcactagaacaacaactgatttgttgttccatgaagtatccctttcttgcccttgcccttcttgaaactagtggttttactaaccatcaacgattgatgctcccttttgatttctacttttcgtggtgtcgcgaatagctcaaggatcatatctatccctgatatgttatagttcatcacgaagctctagtagcttggtggcagtgactttggagaaccatcactatttcatctggaagatcaactcccactcgattcaagtgattgttgtactcagacaatctgagcacaagctcaagattgagcttttctcccttattatgcaggctaagaaaatcatcggaggtcttatacctcttgacgtgggcatgagcctgaaatcccaatttcagtccttggaacatctcatatgttctgcgatgtttcaaaaacgtctttggtgcctcaattctaaaccatttagcattacgcactgaactatcatgtagtcatcaaaacgtgtatgtcagatgttcgcaacatccacatacgacgttcgaggttcagcacactgagcggtgcattaaggacataagccttctactgtctgcataaatgctactatcaactttcaactaatttttctctaggaacatatctaaacagtagaactgaagcgcgagctatacataatttgcgaagaccttttgactatgttcaggataattaagttcatcttatgaactcccactcagatagacatccctctagtcatctaagtgatacatgatctgaatcaactaggccgtgtccgatcatcacgtgagacggactagtcatcatcggtgaacatctcatgttgatcgcatcttctatacgactcatgttcgacctttactGGAGACGGTGAAGCCCAtgagctttccggcgggaacgccgaaaacgcattttccggagtgatcttaatgtcgtatgttcggagattggtgaacgtgagcgtcaagtcgtctattaaagagtcgacgtgtctggttttaatgaccacatcgtctacatatgcctccacagtcttaccgatctgcttttccagacatgtctggatcatgcgctgatatgttgcgctggtgtttttgagcctgaagggcgttgtgttaaaacagaaggggccgtatggcgtgataaatgccgttgcggcttgatcagactctgccatcttaatctggtggtaaccggagtatgcgtcgaggaagcacaatgattcgtgtcctgcggtagcgtcgatgatttgatcgatgcgagggagtgggaagggatcctttgggcaagctttattaaggtttttgaagtcgacacataggcgccaggatttgtcctcctttggtaccatcaccaggtttgctagtcagtccggatgttttatttctttaataaatccggactccagtagcttggccagctcctctcccatggcttgtcgcttaggttcagagaaacgccgaagagtctgcttgactggcttgaatccttttagaatattaaggctatgctcggccaatctgcgtgggattcctcgcATGTCTGAAGGAtaccaggcgaatatatcccaattctcgcgcagaaacTCCCGTAGTGCGACGTCTACAACGGGGTCTAACCGTGCCCCAATGGATGCTATTTTTGTGGGGCCCGTTGGATagacttggaatttaactatttcatccgctggtttaaaggaggtggacttgtatcttttgtctagtatcacgtcgttcctgtccaccgtggagcgcagcacggttaactcctccgccacaagggtttcggataatgcctcgagggctaatgcggctgttttgtcttcggcgcagagtgctaggtccggatcactaactagagtgatgattccattgggtccaggcattttgagcttcatgtacccgtagtggggtatggcttgaaaaatcgtgaatgcctcccgccctagaagggcgtggtatccgctactgaacggggccacttggaatgtaatttcttcggacctgtaattctccggagtgccgaataccacatcaagtgtgatttttccagcgcaacgtgcctcccgactagtgatgattcctcggaaggtcgtactgctttgctcaatacggttgctgtctatttccattttttggagagtttcctcataaatgaggtttaatccgctgccgccatccatgagcaccttagtgagccgaaagccgtccacaattggattgagaaCCAAATCGGCTGGTGTTTGGGTTGTTCGggatttaggttcgtcactggcattgaaggtgatagccgtgtcgtccatggatttattgctgccacatggcagacttcAGTAAGGTTGTGGAGTGCTCGCTtgcacctattatttgaggcaaaggtctcaaagaccgtcaatactgtattgttatctgtgggaaggtgctctgaggtattttgggtgaggagatcctcaccgcttttggaCACCTGCcgaagtacccaacatgctctaaggctgtgtgttcatatggtatccgctgtactatggattttgcagggccccttaagccatccctccaatacggttccatgccctgtagtgggcttttgcttctttgtaattgagtcgagcgacttatgagagtgcacccttttagtccggactgggggttttgtcagagccggattatcccaaaattgtgtttgggttttccaggcactttccatcgcacagtatttccgtactatggccgccaagtcagcgaagtgtgttatgtcacggcgacttatgacGTTGAGGACTCCCTTGTTCGTGCGGCCCAGCGATGCGATTCCCCTAATGAAAATGACCGGAAATGcaaggggcagcctggcggcaatGGTGGCGGGAGGCTGCAGTAGGGGATGTGGGGAGTGCGCGTTGAGATGTCCCTCCCGTCAACCGTTTTCACGGGATACAGCGCACCGACGAGGCGGGTGGGGAGCTTGTGTTTTCGTGGGTCGGAGAGGGAAGTGTTCCTCAAAAAATTTTATGTGTTGGACACGTTTAAAGTTTCTGTTGGGGTCATTTTTATTTATCGAAAACTATAAATTGACGGTTATTTTATGAATCGAGACGATATGCTATAGATGCTATAACATGCGTAAAAGCAGAATAATTCACTTGGAGCCAGAGCGATCATATAGCGACGCGCATATGCATTGTGCTCCTGACGGACAGGAGTCGCCTGATCTCGTACGTACACGTAGAAAGTAGACTTGACCTCCATAAAAGATGGAAGTCGATGTCAGGTTAGCTGTACGTACACCGCCATACGCTTCGTGCGGGTGTGGTTGGTTCCAGCTACTCCAACTTTCACTCACTGGTGGTCGGTGAAGATGTTGGTCCGGTGTCGCTGCAGACGCAGCTGACCTTTCCCCCCAACCCGATGAACCCTAAGCCGTCGTCGGTcgctgcccgccgcccgccgccaccgccaccgactGCCGTCGCCGGTCCACTCAATCCCGCAACGCCCCCCGGCTCCCCCCTTCCACTCTTCGTTCCAGCGCCCCTGGTTGCGCCTCTGCGGCTCCTGCCCTGTCCGCCCGTCGTGTCCGGCGAGGGCGCGGCGTAGAGACCTCGGCTAGGGCACGAGGCTGCAGTCTGCAGGCTGCCCGGCGGCCGGCGAGGTAGTCCTCATTCCTCACTTCCTTGGTCCTCACTTCCGGCCACATTGTCACTATTTGTCGGTGATTTTAGTTGTAGAAACCGATGACTTGATGGCTTGATGCCCTGTTTTTGTTTATAGATGTCACATTGTCACTAATTGATGATGATTTTAGTTGCTAGATGCCAGAGTTTGTCTGTTTGTTAGATGTAGAAACTGATTTTGACATCGAGAAAATTTTGTTTCTCTAAATTTTTACAGGAACACAAGATGAGTAAAAGAAGCAAGATACTGCATTCTTTTTTTCAAGTTCGAAACACCGAAACCACGACAACAGGTCCTTCAACTCAAACGACTGATAATACCCCTAATGTTAGAGCTGAACTCAAACTCGGTGATGTTGAATCTGACCTCGGTAAGAGAATACCAATTGAGGATTTAGATGCAGACATTAGAATTCTTGCTAGAAGGGAGTACATTAGTATGGGTCCATGCCAACCAACTAATCATGCTTATGAATGGATAAATGGTAAAAGCTTTCATGACTATTGGTTCAATGATCATCGCGGCTGATTATTGTTTTCTGTTTAAGCAATCAAGAGCTGAAAACTATGGTATTTCAAGGTTATCACACACGTAAAGGCGTTTTGCCTCGTCCTCGACATAAGTTTTCACATTTTGCATCATTATTAACTAGTTTACCTGCTATATTATGCATTGATTTGCATTTCAAAATCGATAATTGAAGGTTTAGCTTCTTCTGTTATTGAAGATGCAGTCATGGGAGGCTCAGATCAACCAATTATTTGATTTGGTATCAATCTTTTGTATCATCTATCTATGCTACATAGTCTTTTGATTTGTCTTGCTTTATTAGTTGACCCATCATGGAACAAATGCTGCTATTGAATATGATGTTTGGTTTTTCTTATTAGTTATGCAACATAGATTGACTTTTGTATGCCTTGAAACTAGAGTTTTTTTGAGGTAGTTTTTAGCCCTTAGTTTCTCGCTTGGGGCGTCAGCAAATCCTGGGTCCGCCACTGTCTGTTGGGGTCATTTTTTGATCAAAAACTATAAACTAACAGTTATTTTGCGGATCGAGACGATATGCTATAGATGCTATAACATGCGTAAAAGCAGAATAATTCACTTGGAGCCAGATCAATCCTATAGCGACGCGCATATGCATTGTGCTCCTGACGGACAGGAGTCACCTGATCTCGTACGTACACGTAGAAAGTAGACTTGACCTCCATAAAAGATGGAAGTCGATGTCAGGTTAGCTGTAAGTACACCGCCATACGCTTCGTGCGGGTGTGGTTGGTTCCAGCTACTCCAACTTTCAGTCACTGGTGATCGGTGAAGATGTTGGTCCGGTGTCGCTGCAGCAAGTTATCCCACGTAACATGCATCTTTTACAGGCACGCAGGTGACGACAAATGGGAGAAGCACAGCCAGACACCTGGGGCAGCCGGTCCCAAACCTTGATCTCAGCCAGCATTAACTAACGGTTTATGATCGCTCGAGGCTACCTGCGCTTTTTTGACCAAACGGCCGCTGCCCGACAAGAGGCGAATTTGCAAGCCGTTGGCGAGCGAAAGAAAACAACAACGATAGGCTAGCAGTAGCAGGGAAGCGTGCAGTGTAATGTAGGCCTGCACTGCACTGCACGCCCGGCTGTCACGGCCAGTTGGACTCCAGCAGCACTCGAGAGTCGAGAACCATATACTCCTACCACCACCCTGTATGTGACCTGCCGCTGCCGGCCTTTTCAGTTCAGATAcgccctgcccctgcccctgccctgGCGTTCTAGAAAGTCCATGCACTCTGTTCAAATTCGCCATGTTTTGCAACCTGACAGCATCATAAACACTGCCCAACATATATTATGCATAATACAGTAGGAGTATATCCGTGACAGCATGCGATGAGCAATAATAAACGGACCAGCGCAACACATATACTCCAGCACAACTTCCCAGCTGAGCTTGCGGTTGCAAATAACATCGGCAACGGCCTTTACAGCACGAGCTGAGCTGTTAAATCGTCCGTCTGGCGGATGCCTTACGCACAAAGCGGCAGCCAGCAGCTCAAGCCACAATCTCCTTTTTTCCTTTGAAAAAAGCACGAAACGGCGATAGGTAGGTTTCGGCACGTCCAGTCCCGAGATCGAAACGGTCTCCTTTATATCCTCCCGTCTCCGCCTGACCGCACCCCGCACGTCTTCCCCCCACGTCTTCGCCCAGTCCCGTCCAACAACGTACCATCTTGAATCTTCTTCGCCTAGGCTAGCTATATACTAGGTCTTCTCCTGCTCAGCCATGGCTATGATGGGCATCATCAAGACCGACATAGCGCCGGAGACGGCGTACGAGACGGAGCCCATGTCTCAGGCTACAGCCAGCTCCGCCGCGGCGGGCGCGCGGTACCGCAGGGGTTTGCTCTCGAGGATGATGCCGCGGGGGCACTACTCGTCCGTCGGCGCCGAGAACGGAAGGGCGCCCGAGGCGGCACCGATGCCCCCGGCCGCTGCCGATGGCTCGGAGGTCGCGGAGAAGCCGCGGCGCGGCTGGCTGCGGCGGCTGATACCGCAGCAGCGGCGGCGCTGGAAGAATCTGGGCGGCGCCAGCGCGTCGAGGCTGGCCGGACTGTCGCGATCGCTGCGGTGGAAGCGGCTGTCCGTGAACCTGAGGGGCAGCTGGGCGTCGGCGCTGCTGGACACCGTCGCGTTCCGCGTGATGTACGTGGTGGAAGCCATCGTGCTTGGCCTCGCGCTCTCCTGCTTCTTCTGCTGCTGCGGCTGCCAGATATAGCTGGCCATGGCCTGCCCCTTGCTGTGATTCGTGCAAGCCCCCTTCTGCTTGCCATTGGGCGTGTAATCTTGTACCCCCGTGCCCCGTCCTTTAATTTTCTTATGTCAATTATAAGATGCTTAGTTCTGCGATCAAGAGGAATTTTCTGCAATATCGTGTTGATCATCGATCGAGTTGGACTCCATTGCAACATAAGTCCAGTTGCGAGGAACCACGTTGCTGGTATGCTGCTTTGCCTATTTGCGAGGAAAAAAAGGGTACGAtgcctaagagcaactctagcagacctcgCATCCCACCgtccgcaaaacgcgtttgcagtttgcGGAAAACAACCTTTGCGGGCCGGTGCGGATGGCTATAGATGCAGACCCCTCAAACAGACACATACAAAAGTATATTCGCAGAATATGCCTTTTACAGGTCAGGTTTGCGGGGTTTGCTTTTTGCGCCGCTGCATCTCACATCTCATCAACCCGCAAATATCAAATCCAATATAATACAACAAATGAaagcaaactaaataattattcaaatcaaacATAATACAATAATCATCCACATtataaataattattcaaatcaccgaagcaaacttaaataatgcaatacaaaacttgtcatgaatacaaatacaaatgaatacaaaaatgAGTCACTGTCCTGCCCTTTGCCAATGGCactcaatgagatcctcctgaagttgaaagtgtgtgtttgcattttcaatctccttgtacgTCTGAAGaaaaagctctaatgcggttagagtctctagctggtttgacacgggtacccacattgtcgtagaagaattccaagttcattcctctctcatcttcaagaatcatattgtgaaggataacacaacatgtcatgatatTTTTCAAGGTTCTCTTATCCCCAAAACGAGCAGGACCacggacaatggcaaacctagattgcaaaacaccaaatgctctttcaatgtcttttcgggctgcctcttgcacccttgcaaattcacaatgttttctagttttgggatctttgatgctcttgacaaaggtgcaccaaggagggtatataccatctgcaaaATAGTaccctttgtgtattcatgcccattgatagtgtagttgcaagcaggaacatcaccactagcaagcctagcaaactaatgagaccgttgcaacacattggTATCATTGCGAGTGCCCGGCATACCAaagaagcaatgccaaatccaaaaatcctcggatgctacggcctctagcacaattgttgcatcacgagacttgccacaatacattccttgccatgccttcgggcaatttttccaagtccaatgcatacaatcaatgctgcCTAGCATTGCCAcgccaacctctcctctcattagatgccatcaatttctttgCGTCATCCTCGTCGGGTGCCCGAAGATActcaggaccaaagacacggatgATCACTTTTGCAAATCTACACACTGGCTCAATTgtagtatcttcaccaatgcgaaggtactcatcGACATAGTCAGCCagaacgccatatgcaatcacccgcatagtTGCGGAGAttttttttgatatgcactaaatccctttaagcccgcacatttcttctttgagtaaaatactggcaatttgcctcgcaagcttgaaCAATTTTCAGAAAGAGGGATCGGCGCATTTGGTACCTTCTTCGGAAGAGGTGCGGTGGATATGTAGGATTCTCCacgaagtagtcttgcatcaacatctcgttcccaagatggCGATTCCGACGAATGCAAAGACGCCCGACAGACGATCCCCGCCTCCTCTTTCGGTTCTCTTCTTTGTGCTCCTTCACGGCAAGTGCCATCACTAATGTCTGCTGCCGAAAGGTGCAAGCATggtctcaacatccgagtcgtcTGAATCGGAGAGTaagaacttctcgcacgggctcAATTCCATCTACATGCATACCGGCGCGTCAATCAACTATACCGCTCGCAAATATCACAAAACAAACACTAACCGGCGATGGATGCGGCGGGTGATACCGGGCGACGAGGGGGCGGGCTCGATGGTGGTCGATCCCCGGCGACGNNNNNNNNNNNNNNNNNNNNNNNNNNNNNNNNNNNNNNNNNNNNNNNNNNNNNNNNNNNNNNNNNNNNNNNNNNNNNNNNNNNNNNNNNNNNNNNNNNNNNNNNNNNNNNNNNNNNNNNNNNNNNNNNNNNNNNNNNNNNNNNNNNNNNNNNNNNNNNNNNNNNNNNNNNNNNNNNNNNNNNNNNNNNNNNNNNNNNNNNNNNNNNNNNNNNNNNNNNNNNNNNNNNNNNNNNNNNNNNNNNNNNNNNNNNNNNNNNNNNNNNNNNNNNNNNNNNNNNNNNNNNNNNNNNNNNNNNNNNNNNNNN is from Triticum aestivum cultivar Chinese Spring chromosome 3A, IWGSC CS RefSeq v2.1, whole genome shotgun sequence and encodes:
- the LOC123058431 gene encoding uncharacterized protein, with translation MAMMGIIKTDIAPETAYETEPMSQATASSAAAGARYRRGLLSRMMPRGHYSSVGAENGRAPEAAPMPPAAADGSEVAEKPRRGWLRRLIPQQRRRWKNLGGASASRLAGLSRSLRWKRLSVNLRGSWASALLDTVAFRVMYVVEAIVLGLALSCFFCCCGCQI